Proteins encoded in a region of the Scatophagus argus isolate fScaArg1 chromosome 1, fScaArg1.pri, whole genome shotgun sequence genome:
- the dld gene encoding delta-like protein D encodes MGRLCLLLVVTLSLLTCQVLCSGVFELKLQEFLNKKGIKGNANCCPRGSAHPQEQNQQCECKTFFRVCLKHYQANVSPEPPCTYGGTVTPVLGSNSFQVPETNADSFTNPIRFPFGFTWPGTFSLIMEALHTDSLDDLTTDNPERLISRITTQRHLTVGEEWSKDMQSSGRTELRYAYRFLCDEHYYGDGCSVFCRPRDDAFGHFTCGERGEIICNSGWKGQYCTEPICLPGCDEEHGFCDKPGECKCRVGFSGRYCDDCIRYPGCLHGTCQQPWQCNCQEGWGGLFCNQDLNYCTHHKPCLNGATCTNTGQGSYTCSCLPGYTGASCEIQVNECSGNPCRNGGSCADNDNGYKCTCPPGFYGNNCEFSANTCADGPCFNGGRCVDNPEGGYFCQCPMGYAGFNCEKKIDHCSSNPCLNGAECVDLVNSYLCQCPEGFSGPNCEDSSSISGYCLSFPCQNGGTCQEGVNGYTCNCPPGYTGENCSVPISRCHHNPCHNGATCHERGGRYICACVPGYGGHNCQFLLPEVPRGQPVVDGPDRHYSSPESGNVEDEEDDDHGFPWTAVCAGVFLVLVILIGCSVLVVYIRVKLQERHSHHGDSVHSDSHETMNNLTTTNNCLRSDKELGTMMTTSIKNTNKKADYHSDLTGSLGGLSGISGLNGSEKNGFKPRYPSVEYNLVHELRPEELSLCKEEECDEPQVKYEMPDESDSEEGYRKRLNSDASERKQVEGSASCSEANYQSSCDLNCHAASDLKYQSTSDVKYQSTSDVEYHSLSDSRYQCTNDTKYQSVYVMSDQKDECIIATEV; translated from the exons ATGGGACGCCTGTGTCTGCTCCTGGTTGTCACTCTCTCTCTACTCACCTGCCAG GTTTTATGCTCTGGAGTGTTTGAGCTGAAGCTGCAGGAGTTCCTCAACAAGAAAGGAATAAAGGGGAACGCGAACTGCTGCCCCCGAGGTTCTGCTCATCCGCAGGAGCAAAACCAGCAGTGCGAGTGCAAAACTTTCTTTCGTGTTTGTCTGAAGCACTACCAGGCCAACGTCTCCCCAGAGCCCCCCTGCACGTACGGCGGTACTGTGACTCCCGTACTCGGCTCAAACTCCTTCCAGGTGCCAGAGACCAACGCGGACAGCTTCACCAACCCAATCCGCTTCCCCTTTGGCTTCACATGGCCG GGGACGTTTTCACTGATCATGGAAGCTCTGCACACTGACTCCCTGGACGACCTGACAACAG ACAACCCGGAGCGTCTGATAAGCAGAATAACCACTCAGCGTCACCTCACTGTCGGAGAAGAGTggtccaaagacatgcagagcTCTGGCAGAACTGAGCTGCGTTACGCCTACCGCTTCCTGTGTGATGAGCATTACTACGGCGATGGCTGCTCTGTCTTCTGCCGGCCCCGAGATGATGCTTTCGGGCACTTCACCTGTGGCGAACGTGGGGAGATCATCTGCAATTCTGGCTGGAAGGGACAATACTGCACTGAAC CAATTTGTCTTCCTGGCTGTGATGAAGAACACGGCTTCTGTGATAAACCTGGAGAGTGCAA GTGTCGTGTGGGCTTCAGTGGTCGTTACTGTGATGACTGTATCCGTTACCCAGGCTGCCTTCATGGCACCTGCCAACAGCCCTGGCAATGTAACTGCCAGGAGGGATGGGGTGGGCTCTTCTGCAACCAGG ACCTGAACTACTGTACACACCATAAGCCCTGTCTAAATGGAGCCACCTGTACCAACACTGGCCAGGGCAGCTACACTTGCTCCTGTCTGCCTGGATACACAGGTGCCAGTTGTGAGATCCAGGTCAACGAATGCTCTGGAAATCCCTGTCGCAACGGAGGAAGCTGCGCT GACAACGACAATGGCTATAAGTGCACCTGCCCGCCTGGTTTCTATGGCAATAACTGTGAGTTTAGTGCCAATACCTGTGCAGATGGGCCTTGCTTCAATGGGGGACGTTGCGTCGACAACCCTGAGGGTGGCTACTTCTGTCAATGCCCAATGGGTTATGCTGGCTTCAACTGTGAGAAGAAAATTGACCATTGCTCCTCCAACCCCTGTTTAAATG GTGCAGAATGTGTCGATCTGGTGAACTCCTACCTCTGTCAATGCCCTGAGGGATTTTCAGGCCCTAACTGTGAGGACAGCAGCAGTATCTCTGGATACTGTCTGTCCTTCCCTTGTCAGAACGGTGGGACGTGTCAGGAGGGAGTGAACGGCTACACCTGTAACTGCCCACCAG GATATACGGGTGAAAACTGCAGTGTTCCTATCTCACGCTGCCATCACAACCCCTGCCACAATGGAGCCACCTGCCATGAGCGTGGCGGTCGCTACATTTGTGCCTGTGTACCTGGATATGGTGGTCACAACTGCCAGTTCCTCTTACCAGAGGTGCCCAGGGGTCAGCCAGTGGTGGATGGACCAGATCGGCATTATTCTTCTCCAGAAAGTGGAAATGTTGAAGACGAGGAGGATGACGACCACGGATTTCCCTGGACGGCCGTGTGTGCTGGTGTCTTCCTCGTACTTGTGATCCTGATCGGTTGCTCCGTACTGGTGGTCTACATTCGGGTCAAGCTGCAGGAGCGGCACAGTCACCATGGTGACAGTGTCCACAGTGACAGCCATGAGACCATGAACAACCTGACGACCACCAACAATTGTCTGCGCAGCGACAAGGAACTGGGCACAATGATGACAACGTCaattaaaaacaccaacaaGAAGGCGGATTACCATTCAGACCTCACTGGGTCACTGGGTGGTCTGAGTGGAATCAGTGGGCTCAACGGATCGGAGAAGAACGGCTTTAAGCCTCGCTACCCCAGTGTGGAGTACAATCTGGTCCATGAACTCCGGCCTGAGGAGCTGTCTCTGTGTAAAGAGGAGGAGTGTGATGAGCCCCAGGTGAAATATGAAATGCCGGATGAGTCTGACTCAGAGGAAGGAtacaggaagagactgaacag TGATGCATCAGAAAGGAAACAAGTAGAAGGGTCAGCAAGCTGCAGCGAAGCGAATTATCAGTCATCCTGCGATCTGAACTGTCACGCAGCAAGTGATCTTAAATACCAGTCAACCAGTGATGTCAAATACCAGTCAACCAGTGATGTTGAATACCACAGTCTCAGTGACAGCAGGTACCAATGTACCAACGACACCAAATACCAGTCTGTCTACGTCATGTCGGACCAAAAAGATGAATGTATCATTGCAACAGAG GTATGA
- the ppm1g gene encoding protein phosphatase 1G, with amino-acid sequence MGAYLSQPNTTKTSSDGGNSNMSYGFSAMQGWRVSMEDAHNCILEFDEETAMFAVYDGHGGEEVALYCSKYLPDIIKEQKTYKEGKLQKALEDAFLAIDSRITTDEVIKELVQIAGRPTEEPPSEKLAEEDDLETEEAALLHEEATMTIEELLVRYGQNRNAVKHAAAISAAAKKAACSLPEASGDKEEGEEGQKKEGVNGEVEEESNGKVKEGEGAPCGSKLRACRRTGGGEGSGAAADCGGSGSSNGEEKSCKAEGDAGPSCSSLSSKAAGDSKSRFFDDSEESEEGEEEEEGSDEEDGSEEEEGDSSELEEEEDTEEGEEDSEDEEEEEMCLPGMDGKEEPGSDSGTTAVVALIRGKQLIVANAGDSRCVVSERGKAIDMSYDHKPEDEVELARIKNAGGKVTMDGRVNGGLNLSRAIGDHFYKRNKVLPPEEQMISAMPDVKVLTLNEDHDFMVIACDGIWNVLSSQEVVDFISERIKPDQSGNVKALSSIVEELLDHCLAPDTSGDGTGCDNMTCVLITLRPHSSSAHSDDTKKRKHQEEAEGTELEENGNDSKKAKSD; translated from the exons ATGGGGGCTTATCTGTCGCAACCTAACACAACTAAGACCTCTTCTGATGGCGGCAACAGCAACATGAGCTACGGTTTCTCTGCCATGCAAGGCTGGCGTGTCTCCATGGAG GATGCTCACAATTGTATTCTAGAGTTTGATGAGGAGACAGCCATGTTTGCTGTGTATGATGGACATGGAG GTGAAGAGGTTGCTCTGTACTGTTCAAAGTACCTTCCTGACATCATCAAGGAGCAGAAAACCTACAAAGAGGGCAAACTGCAAAAG GCTCTGGAGGATGCGTTCTTGGCCATCGACAGCAGAATAACAACAGATGAAGTCATCAAGGAGTTGGTCCAGATTGCTGGACGGCCCACTGAAGAACCCCCCTCTGAAAAGTTAGCAGAGGAGGACGATT TGGAGACAGAAGAGGCAGCTTTGCTCCATGAGGAGGCCACAATGACCATAGAGGAGCTGCTGGTACGCTACGGCCAGAACCGCAATGCTGTCAAACATGCTGCTGCTATCAG TGCGGCTGCTAAGAAGGCAGCCTGCTCACTCCCTGAGGCCTcaggagacaaagaggaaggtgaagaaggacagaagaaggagggggtaaatggggaggtggaggaggagagcaatGGGAAGGTGAAGGAAGGCGAAGGAGCGCCATGCGGGTCCAAGCTGAGAGCTTGCCggagaacaggaggaggtgaaggcAGTGGTGCAG cagcagactgtggAGGATCAGGAAGCTCCAACGGGGAAGAAAAGTCTTGTAAGGCAGAAGGAGATGCAGgtccctcctgctcctctttgtcctccaaGGCTGCAGGAGATTCCAAGTCCAGGTTCTTTGATGACAGCGAGGAGtctgaggagggagaagaagaggaggagggcagtGATGAGGAG gaTGGTAGCGAAGAGGAAGAGGGTGACAGCAGTGAgttggaagaggaggaggatacagaggaaggagaggaagactctgaagatgaagaagaagaggaaatgtgTCTACCTGGAATGGACGGCAAGGAAGAG CCTGGCTCAGACAGCGGCACCACAGCTGTCGTGGCTCTGATCCGAGGAAAACAGCTGATCGTGGCCAATGCTGGAGACTCTCGCTGTGTGGTGTCTGAGCGAG GTAAAGCTATCGACATGTCGTACGACCACAAGCCAGAGGACGAGGTGGAACTGGCTCGCATCAAAAACGCTGGAGGGAAAGTGACCATGGATGGAAGGGTCAATGGTGGACTGAACCTCTCCAGAGCTATTG GTGACCACTTCTATAAGAGGAACAAGGTTCTGCCTCCGGAGGAGCAGATGATTTCTGCAATGCCAGATGTCAAAGTTCTGACACTTAACGAGGACCACGACTTCATGGTCATCGCCTGTGACGGCATCTG GAATGTGTTGAGCAGTCAGGAAGTGGTGGACTTCATCAGTGAGAGGATCAAACCTGACCAGAGTGGCAATGTCAAAGCTCTGTCGTCCATAGTggaagag CTGTTGGACCATTGTTTGGCCCCTGACACATCTGGAGATGGGACAGGGTGTGACAACATGACCTGTGTCCTGATCACCCTCCGGCCACACTCGTCCTCTGCTCATTCAGATGAcacaaagaagaggaagcatcaggaggaggcagaagggactgagctggaggagaatggaaatgacagcaaaaagGCTAAAAGTGACTAA
- the mis12 gene encoding protein MIS12 homolog, with translation MARETREETEMDTHGEVDDETSSLSPSTLKLYETQFFGFTPQTCMLRVYSAFQDCLYDILPVVEKVCVRQLSKGQSDGGDELLQSRARECSRKLQQFLEDRFKQLAERMEALLVTRCFSVPPNVLLPEDKSHNSYPQDLQEVLKLETSLVDLRRAYEAEVCARQALLAELEEQKEVQEQLDGILTWVRELQAAWVNEGNGSFHESFRLVMESVKKLQEAVSEVCIKAPR, from the exons ATGGCGCGGGAAACCCGGGAAGAAACCGAGATGGATACCCACGGAGAAGTCGATGATGAGACGAGCAGTCTCTCTCCGTCGACATTAAAACTGTACGAGACACAGTTTTTCGGCTTCACGCCGCAGACCTGTATGTTACGGGTCTATAGCGCCTTCCAGGATTGCCTGTACGACATTTTGCCCGTTGTGGAAAAGGTTTGTGTGAGGCAGCTAAGTAAAGGCCAGTCGGACGGGGGCGACGAGCTGCTCCAGTCTCGGGCCAGGGAGTGTAGCCGAAAGCTTCAACAGTTCCTCGAAGACCGGTTCAAGCAGCTTGCGGAGCGAATGGAAGCGCTGCTTGTCACCCGCTGCTTTTCAGTGCCGCCAAATGTCCTGCTGCCCGAGGACAAATCACATAACAGCTACCCCCAAGACCTACAG GAGGTGCTTAAGCTGGAGACGTCTCTTGTTGACCTCCGGAGAGCCTATGAAGCAGAAGTGTGTGCCAGACAGGCCCTGCTAgctgagctggaggagcagaaggaggtgCAGGAGCAGCTGGACGGCATCCTGACGTGGGTCAGAGAGCTTCAGGCAGCCTGGGTGAACGAAGGCAACGGCAGCTTCCACGAAAGTTTTCGGCTGGTGATGGAGTCGGTTAAGAAACTGCAGGAGGCTGTCAGTGAGGTCTGCATCAAGGCGCCTcgttga